GTTTGGGAAATTCAACCATAGGCTCTCCTTCTACTTCCGGGCTTAGCAGAAGAGACATGTACCTGAAGGAGAACACACATCTTCACAATTCGAGCTCCTTGGTAAATGACCAGATTAGTATAGCGATGGAAACGAAGGAACATTTGTCTTCGCAACGACAGCATTTGAAGCGCTTCCAAACGCGAATGCACGATATATCCAATAGATTCCCTATGATATCTAGGTAAGTGAAATTTGATGAAGCATAAATGGTGTTGCAGCACCTAATTCCCTTTGTTATTTCGCAGTTTGATTCAACGCATCAATATTAGGAAGCGGAGAGAATCGCTCATACTTGGTGCAGTAATAGCAGTTTGTACGATTCTATTATTGTTATACGCATTTAATTGACTAGGTGGAAGCATATCCGTTACAAACAAGGAATTGGAATAACAGGCAAACTAAAAAGAAGTTGCTTGTGAAGCATATgcgttccttttttatttctaaCAGAAAGTGGAATGAGCAAAGATACGATTCAAGAGAAACAATAATATCTGTACAGACTATTAGCCAAGGCAAATAAAATATGTGATATAATATTCCTTAGTCCATCTTCTTTTATGATATTAACAAACCAATTTTTAAGCAATCGATGGGAGCATAAGTACCCGgggaatgaatgaaaaccATGCGATGTTATGTAGAGCTATAAAAATAAGttacattttttattcatttcaacTATTTACGTAAATTTAATGTGCTACGCATTACTTAAGATTTACACAATACCGCAGATAATTAGCTTCCACGTACACGATGACATAGTTCTACCACAGCCGGCCATTAGCCCAAGGATCAGACTCAACCGCCGCGATCACAGGTTTTTCTACTACGACCGGAGTATGTACAGGCACTGGAATCGGCTTAGGTACAGCAAAGGGAACAGGTGCTGGAACAGGGTAGCCAACATGTTtaacaaccggaaccggcacaGGGTGCGGCACTGCAACAGGATACGGACGATCTACAGGTACTGGGTACGGCCGATCGACTGGAACGGCATATGGTTTTGGAACAGCCACTGGGTAGGGACGATCTACCGGAACTGGCACATGAACCTGCCGATAATGATAAAATATTGTTATAATACGATATAACGTGGGTTTATGGCAGTAGAAAAACATTAGATGCTTACTTTGACTGGAACTGGGTACGGTTTTTCTACAGGAACGGCATATGGGGCTGGAATCGGGATTCCGACCTTTTTCGTCACGACCGTGTGGGTATGAGCATGGGCGCCCAAGTAAGGCCCGGCCAAGGCAGGCAATGCAGGGGTGGCAAAAGCTACTGGAGCCAAAGGATCTGCTGGCGGGAGTAGATGATGTGCGTGATGGGCAAATCCGTGTCCGTAGATTGGAGCAGGTGGAGCATATGCTCCAAGACCAAAGATACCACGCTTCTCTTTTTTAGTGGCCAACGATGCTGAATGATGTTCGTTCGGTTGAGGTTGATTCAACAGCGAGAGGCTCGATAAGTGCTTCTCCGAGGCGGCATATACCAATGCCAATGGCAGGACCAAAATCACCTATTATCGTTAGCATAAAAAGAGAATTGGATCAATTGTTGTTTCGACTTTTAACGATCCACGGATTGTTATATCTCGTATGAATCAATATAATTCTTAAATGTGTTATTAAAGAtggttttcgtttcaatttctttAGCGGTTTTCCTAAAACACCATAAAACCATTACTATCGTCAAGTCGTCAAGTCGTTTATGATTTATCAGGCATCCATTCGATAATGCTGTGCGTTACACAGAAGGTTGACAGCAAATTACTTTGCAACAGCTTTGTAAAGCAGCGAGCAATTTGCAGCTTCACTGATTTTCTCACGTTTCCTTTGAAGCTGACATTTGATCCCCTAGTGTGCTGCAAGAATCCCCTTGGTCAGCCAATGTAAATTTTTGCTACAAAACACGGCTTTATCGTCGTTCGATGGACACTGGTTGGGGGAGTGAGCATCCTGTTGCGCGAAGCTTATGGAATAACAAAATGATTCGCAAAGGATCTCACTGCCGACAAGTTGtgaatgaatatttataaGACTGGCTATGAAGAGTGTGGTTTGGGGGCATAATAGTATCCAACTTCGGCCTACGATGGTGTATGAATGATTTTAATAGTAAAGATTGATTTATTGCGTAAGGGATGGCAACAAACAGAATTTCAACGAGATGCAGCAAACCcatctcgagagagagagcatgaacGTAATTATCTATACAGCTTTTCTTGTCAGCATTTGAGAACTTATTAGCGAGATGTGACAGGCCAGTTACTAAATATGCATTAAAACGAGGATCTTGAAATCAAATCAAGTAACTCCCACTTTTACAAAGCTACCTGTAGACTGCGGAGAATTATAAAGCATCTTTATCATAATAGTAAGAATATCGAAACTTTAAAATACTTTTCTCACAAATATGCCAGTGAGTGATAAATGGACGATAAACACCAACAAATACGAGAATATATATTCGTTTTACCAAATGTTCAGGGAAGTTTTAACACGTACCAACAGTTTCATCTCGTGCTCgctacggacggacggtggaaCTGATTAGAAATTATTCGAATCTCGCTTTGAGATTTGCAGACGCAGTTGATAACGTGTAGTTGTTTCCCTTTATGCTTCTTCTAACGACACTGCCTTATCGTAGAGGTATATTCGCTGAACACACGAGAACTACACACCACTTTCCGTTACAGTAAGAGGTTGAACttaaaaaattcaaacaaacaagagaaacaaacaactttTGTATTTTTATGCCGTATGAATG
The sequence above is a segment of the Anopheles darlingi chromosome 2, idAnoDarlMG_H_01, whole genome shotgun sequence genome. Coding sequences within it:
- the LOC125959211 gene encoding formin-2-like codes for the protein MAGEQEPARDVEHELALPLGVVQALVDQRERARVQDTVRDDPPEPVEDMALVILVLPLALVYAASEKHLSSLSLLNQPQPNEHHSASLATKKEKRGIFGLGAYAPPAPIYGHGFAHHAHHLLPPADPLAPVAFATPALPALAGPYLGAHAHTHTVVTKKVGIPIPAPYAVPVEKPYPVPVKVHVPVPVDRPYPVAVPKPYAVPVDRPYPVPVDRPYPVAVPHPVPVPVVKHVGYPVPAPVPFAVPKPIPVPVHTPVVVEKPVIAAVESDPWANGRLW